tttttgaggcacagtctctccctgaacctggagattCCAGCTTCAGCTATACTGGCTGGCCCACTGGGCCTCGGGATCTGCCTGTCTACCCTCGGGTCCAGACTCATGTCCTCACACTTCCACAGCCGGACTTTACCTACTGTGCCGCCTCCCCAGCTCTGCCccaccttgttttctttttcgttGTTGTGCTGGGAATGGCTGAGGTCCCTGGCCTGATGCACAGTCTGGGGATGACATTTCGGCTTGCTCGTGTTTGCAGAAAAGTGTCTCATGGATGTTGGAGCCGCTGGTCTCCTCGGGCATGTGTGCCCCATGACAGACAACTGTATTTAGGGGTCACCATGTAGACTCATGAAACTCATTCCTGCCTCTAGGCCTCATGATGATGCATGCTCAGCCGCATGAGCCCATGTTACAGGTAATTCTCAGGCCTGCCTGCTCTGCACAGTTTTCCTAAACATGCACATCTGAGACTTCATGACAGTCCTGATGGGCACCTGTTCCAGCCTGCCAGTCACACCTGCGCTGTGGTCGCACAGAAGCAGAGGGAGCCTGCTCACCCAAGAGGAGCTTGGGAACACCCACAGGGCAGGATCTCATTAagaacccaggctagccttgtggCTGAGGCCCATTGTGGCTTCCAAACCTCCCAGCAAGTGAGATTTGGACCCAGACAAGGAAGGTCCAACATTCAACCAGATCTAGGCCCTGGAGCCAGATGGCAGGAGGGGAGAAGTGCCGACCCTCTGGTCAGCCTGTAGCCTCATGTCCCTATCCTCCCTATACAGCTCCAATTCCTCTTCTGTAAGGTCTCGAGTCCCGGAGTACCCTGGAGCAAATGAGGCCACACACAGAACGTGCTGGCCCCGTGTCTGGCACACATGAGCACCCAGGGGATGTTGGCAACTGCAGCCATTGTCATGGGGATGTTTACAAAGATCTATAAGGCTATCAATTCCTTTGGACAGCACTGCCCCCAAGCCCTATAAAGACCTCTCTTCTTATGTCATCTATCCAGAAGAGGTCTGGGGGGGCGGGGATGTGAGTTGGGGAGGCCGATGGAGCCCATGCCTTTTTCCTCCACTTCAAGAGGATATTGGATTCTCACGTTCTAGCCTGGAAGGTGACTTGGGAGAATGCCAAGGGCAGGATTCCCTTGGGAATGATTTGTTCTGCTTCATTTAAGGAGAGTCCATGACCACAAGCTCTTCAGAACCAGCCTTCACCGATGCTCCCTAGGGAGCCTTGCCGCCTTGTACCGTGGTGACAGGGAGTCCCGAGACATCCAGAGGGGCCTAGAATGAGCTTGCTTAGTGTCAGCTTTGGGGCTCCGGTGTCTCTGGCACAAGTAAATCCCCATGGCCTccttcaatccccagaacccacattgtggggagagaaccagttcctacAAGTCATTCtctcacatccacatccacatggtctctctctcacatgctcactaaagaaacaataaataaataactgtgaAAGAAGCCAGGGACTTTGCCTGAGCCAGGTCCTTGCCCACAGCCTCTTCTTCCCTACCGATGGCCCACTGTCACTGAGTCAGGAGGTGACCAGCTTAGTGGGGACCTTTGGTAGGCTAAGAGGGGGCCTGTCTGTCAGCTTTGTCCTCAGTCTCTTGGCCTAAGGCTACAGCAGGCACCTGTCACCTCCCCCTCTAATATCTGGGCTAATGGCCTAGTAAAGGACATCTGGGACTGACCGGGAACTACCTACGGTCCTCACCTGCTGGACCGGAGCTTTGCCTTGGGGCCTGGGCTTCTGGAAGGAGGGGAAAGACTGCTTTGCCACTGGCTAGACCAGGCTGAGCCCCAGCTGGGTCCCCTGACAGCCTCTTTTTTGTACCCACAGGAGCTATGGGGAGCTCACTTACTGCACCAAGCATGTGGCAGACAAGATTGGCTGTTTCTGGCCCAATCCAGAAGTGGACAAATTCTTCATCGCTGTCCACCATCACTACTTCAGCAAATGCCCCATCTCAGGCAGAGCGCTGCGGGACCCTCCCAACAGCATCCTCTGCCCTTTCATCATGCTCCCCATCACCGTCACGCTGCTCATGACTGCACTGGTGGTCTGGAGGAGCAAGCGCACAGAGGGCATTGTATAGGTATCCCGGGCAACGGGGAGTTGGGGTGTCATGGGCCTGGCCTAGCAACAGCCTCGGGCTGATAACAAGACAGGCCCCACATTGCATCCTGCTCTAACCTAGTTAGCACAGGACTTCCAAGTGGCTCTGCATTAAGCTGAACATGGCTCTAGCTGGAGGCCTCTAGTAAGGGAGCGGGGGCATGCTTCTACTTACCTCTGAGAGAATTCTAAGTGCCAGATCTCCA
The nucleotide sequence above comes from Peromyscus eremicus chromosome 13, PerEre_H2_v1, whole genome shotgun sequence. Encoded proteins:
- the Ramp1 gene encoding receptor activity-modifying protein 1, with the translated sequence MAPGLRSLPRRGLWLLLAHHVFMVTACRDPDYSILIQELCFTRFKENMEAIGKTLWCDWGKTIGSYGELTYCTKHVADKIGCFWPNPEVDKFFIAVHHHYFSKCPISGRALRDPPNSILCPFIMLPITVTLLMTALVVWRSKRTEGIV